In Rhodothermales bacterium, a genomic segment contains:
- the ileS gene encoding isoleucine--tRNA ligase, which translates to MPTYPAVPQFDHAAAEEETLAWWDAHDVFEQSLKIREGAPNFVFYEGPPTANGKPGIHHVMARTIKDLFCRYKTMKGFRVDRKAGWDTHGLPVEIEVEKELGLEGRHQVEEYGVAEYNAKCRESVLRYKDLWDSLTRRMGYWVDLGDPYVTFENDYIESVWNLIQRIGERRTDAGESFLYRGYKIQWYSPGSGTVLSSHEVSLGYKEVQDVSITVRAAVIGQDDTYLLAWTTTPWTIPSNAAMAVGKNIDYVKVRQTRDDGTDEYLILAAKLVDKQIKGEHEIVERMKGADLVGLRYEPMWPQIAAFIDADDELRPHRDALWQVVAADYVTTEDGTGIVHTAPAFGADDFSTGQKHGLSLLNPMRPDGTFAPSLDVIGGLWFKDADRPIIRDLSARGLLFREDSYLHNYPHDWRKGTPLMQYPVESWFIRTTAIKDRLVELNRTINWQPEGIGEGRFGQWLEGNVDWAISRMRYWGTPIPIWVNDADEEDIVVIGSVAELREKAGLSDDEVLDLHRPFVDDITWPAPNGGTYRRIPDLLDVWFDSGAMPFAQWHYPFENEQKFERNVPADFIAEGVDQTRGWFYTLHAIAALVADRVAYKNVVVNGLVLDENGEKMSKSKGNTVEPFGAIAKHGVDPLRWSMMSQSAPWESLRYSDRAVEETKRKFFSTVTNTYSFFATYANLDGFAYDKSNATALADRAELDRWILSRLHTTAGAVDAAFDAYHPTQAARAMETFVDDLSNWYLRRSRRRFWKSESDADKQAAYETVYECLTTLAKLMAPLAPFYAEWLWDKLKTDADPLSVHLTDFPSGEASAVDVALEERMALARTVASITLALRNEAGLNVRQPLGQISVVTGTAGVDEAVLRSVESIVLDEVNVKRLEAIGSGSRLVEKSAKPNFKALGKRLGSKMKAANAAVRALDTDAITQYEQEGQLILSLDGEDVTFGEGDIDVVSEGIEGHLVGQEGNVTVALDTTLTEALRKEGIAREFVNRVQNLRKSAGYAISDRIVVTFGGSEGLAEAIEAHAATIRNETLAETLSASGTPSGDAVQGFEIGDATVEIGVRRVSAAHEA; encoded by the coding sequence ATGCCGACTTACCCCGCCGTTCCGCAGTTCGACCACGCCGCCGCCGAGGAGGAGACCCTCGCGTGGTGGGACGCCCACGACGTGTTCGAGCAGAGCCTGAAGATCCGAGAGGGCGCGCCGAACTTCGTGTTCTACGAGGGGCCGCCGACGGCGAACGGGAAGCCGGGCATCCACCACGTCATGGCGCGGACGATCAAGGACCTCTTCTGCCGCTACAAGACGATGAAGGGCTTCCGCGTCGACCGCAAGGCTGGGTGGGACACGCACGGGCTGCCGGTCGAGATCGAGGTCGAGAAGGAGCTCGGGCTCGAAGGGCGGCACCAGGTCGAGGAGTACGGCGTGGCGGAATACAACGCGAAGTGCCGCGAATCCGTCCTCCGCTACAAAGACCTGTGGGACAGCCTCACGCGGCGGATGGGCTACTGGGTCGACCTCGGCGACCCGTACGTCACGTTCGAGAACGACTACATCGAGTCGGTCTGGAACCTGATCCAGCGGATCGGCGAGCGGCGCACCGACGCAGGCGAGTCGTTCCTCTACCGCGGCTACAAGATCCAGTGGTACAGCCCCGGCAGCGGGACCGTCCTCTCGTCGCACGAGGTCTCGCTCGGCTATAAAGAGGTACAGGACGTGAGCATCACGGTCCGGGCCGCTGTCATCGGTCAGGACGACACGTACCTCCTCGCGTGGACGACGACGCCGTGGACGATCCCCTCGAACGCCGCGATGGCCGTGGGGAAGAACATCGACTACGTCAAAGTCCGCCAGACGCGCGACGACGGCACGGACGAATATCTCATCCTCGCGGCGAAGCTCGTCGACAAGCAGATCAAGGGCGAGCACGAGATCGTCGAGCGGATGAAAGGGGCCGACCTCGTCGGGCTCCGTTACGAGCCGATGTGGCCGCAGATCGCCGCGTTCATCGACGCCGACGACGAACTCCGCCCGCACCGCGACGCGCTGTGGCAGGTCGTCGCCGCTGATTATGTCACGACGGAGGACGGCACGGGCATCGTCCACACCGCGCCCGCCTTCGGCGCTGACGACTTCAGCACGGGGCAGAAGCACGGCCTCAGCCTGCTCAACCCGATGCGCCCCGACGGCACGTTCGCCCCCAGCCTCGACGTGATCGGCGGGTTGTGGTTCAAGGACGCCGACCGTCCGATCATCCGCGACCTGAGCGCGCGCGGGCTGCTTTTCCGCGAGGACTCGTACCTCCACAACTACCCGCACGACTGGCGCAAAGGCACGCCGCTCATGCAGTATCCGGTGGAGAGCTGGTTCATCCGCACGACGGCCATCAAGGACCGCCTCGTCGAGCTGAACCGGACGATCAACTGGCAGCCCGAAGGCATCGGCGAGGGGCGGTTCGGGCAGTGGCTCGAAGGTAACGTCGACTGGGCCATCAGCCGGATGCGCTACTGGGGCACGCCGATCCCGATCTGGGTCAACGACGCCGACGAGGAGGACATCGTCGTGATCGGTTCCGTCGCCGAGCTGCGCGAGAAGGCAGGGCTGAGCGATGACGAAGTGCTCGACCTGCACCGGCCGTTCGTGGACGACATCACGTGGCCCGCGCCGAATGGCGGGACGTACCGCCGCATCCCCGACCTCCTCGACGTGTGGTTCGACAGCGGGGCGATGCCGTTCGCGCAGTGGCACTACCCGTTCGAGAACGAGCAGAAATTCGAGCGCAACGTCCCGGCCGACTTCATCGCTGAGGGTGTCGATCAGACGCGCGGCTGGTTCTACACGCTCCACGCGATCGCCGCGCTCGTCGCCGACCGCGTGGCGTATAAGAACGTCGTCGTCAACGGGCTCGTGCTCGACGAGAACGGCGAGAAGATGTCGAAGTCGAAGGGGAACACCGTCGAGCCGTTCGGTGCGATCGCGAAGCACGGCGTCGACCCGCTGCGGTGGTCGATGATGAGCCAGAGCGCGCCGTGGGAGAGCCTCCGCTACTCCGACCGCGCCGTCGAGGAGACGAAGCGGAAGTTCTTCTCCACCGTCACGAACACGTACAGCTTCTTCGCCACGTACGCGAATCTCGACGGCTTCGCCTACGACAAGTCGAACGCGACCGCGCTCGCCGACCGCGCCGAGCTCGACCGCTGGATCCTCTCGCGCTTGCACACGACGGCTGGAGCCGTCGACGCCGCGTTCGACGCCTACCATCCGACGCAGGCCGCGCGGGCGATGGAGACGTTCGTCGACGACCTCTCGAACTGGTACCTCCGCCGCAGCCGCCGCCGTTTCTGGAAGTCGGAGAGCGACGCCGACAAGCAGGCCGCGTACGAGACGGTCTACGAGTGCCTCACGACGCTCGCGAAGCTGATGGCCCCGCTCGCGCCGTTCTACGCCGAGTGGCTGTGGGACAAGCTCAAGACCGACGCCGACCCGCTCTCGGTCCACCTCACCGACTTCCCCTCGGGCGAGGCCTCGGCCGTCGACGTGGCACTCGAGGAGCGGATGGCGCTCGCGCGAACCGTCGCGTCCATCACGCTCGCGCTCCGCAACGAGGCCGGGCTCAACGTCCGGCAGCCGCTCGGCCAGATCTCCGTCGTGACCGGGACGGCCGGCGTGGACGAGGCCGTGCTCCGCTCTGTCGAGAGCATCGTGCTCGACGAGGTCAACGTGAAGCGGCTGGAGGCCATCGGGTCGGGGAGTCGGCTCGTCGAGAAGTCGGCGAAGCCCAACTTCAAAGCGCTCGGCAAGCGGCTCGGGTCGAAGATGAAAGCGGCGAACGCCGCGGTCCGTGCGCTCGACACCGACGCGATCACGCAGTACGAACAGGAGGGGCAGCTAATCCTGTCGCTCGACGGCGAGGACGTGACGTTCGGAGAGGGCGACATCGACGTGGTCAGCGAGGGGATCGAGGGACACCTCGTCGGGCAGGAGGGGAACGTAACCGTCGCGCTCGACACGACGTTGACGGAGGCGTTGCGAAAAGAGGGGATCGCTCGTGAGTTCGTCAATCGGGTCCAGAATTTGCGTAAGTCGGCGGGATATGCCATCTCAGACCGGATCGTCGTTACCTTTGGCGGCTCCGAAGGCCTCGCCGAGGCGATAGAAGCCCACGCCGCTACGATTCGGAACGAGACCCTCGCCGAGACGTTGAGCGCATCCGGCACGCCCTCAGGCGACGCTGTGCAGGGGTTTGAGATCGGCGACGCTACTGTCGAGATTGGCGTTAGGCGCGTGAGCGCTGCGCACGAAGCTTGA
- a CDS encoding TraR/DksA C4-type zinc finger protein produces the protein MSSETANGKVNGSQGGGQRRTPFSDEELEEFRTLILSKRESAQEDIDAMRAQVEDSREHESDSAYSFHMADAGTDAMEREKLYLMIARQQKYLGYLDRALERIDNKTYGICKVSGKPIAVERLRAVPHTEISIDAKRKQK, from the coding sequence ATGAGCAGCGAAACAGCCAACGGTAAAGTCAACGGAAGCCAGGGTGGGGGGCAGCGCCGCACGCCGTTCTCCGACGAGGAGCTCGAGGAGTTCCGCACCCTGATCCTGAGCAAGCGCGAGAGCGCGCAGGAAGACATCGACGCGATGCGGGCCCAGGTCGAGGACTCGCGCGAACACGAGAGCGACTCGGCGTACTCGTTCCACATGGCCGACGCCGGCACCGACGCGATGGAGCGCGAGAAGCTCTACCTCATGATCGCCCGGCAGCAGAAGTATCTCGGCTACCTCGACCGCGCCCTCGAACGGATCGACAACAAGACCTACGGCATCTGCAAGGTCAGCGGGAAGCCGATCGCCGTGGAGCGCCTCCGCGCCGTCCCGCACACAGAGATCTCGATCGACGCCAAGCGGAAGCAGAAATGA
- a CDS encoding type 1 glutamine amidotransferase domain-containing protein — translation MATSLNGKRIALLIAPRGTEEPEFVQPKQAVEDAGATVTVISTESGDAQTVNNDLDSGGTYAVDATFADVSAEDFDGLVIPGGTVGADTLRGSDDAVAFVRAFFEQKKPVGAICHAPWLLAEADVLQGRTVTSYSTLQTDLRNAGATWVDEEVVVDQGLVTSRNPDDLPAFCDKLVEEFCEGKHEAQAQSV, via the coding sequence ATGGCTACCTCTCTCAACGGCAAGCGCATTGCCCTCCTCATCGCCCCCCGCGGCACCGAAGAACCCGAGTTCGTCCAGCCCAAACAAGCCGTCGAAGACGCCGGCGCAACCGTCACCGTCATCAGCACCGAGTCCGGCGACGCGCAGACCGTCAACAACGACCTCGACAGCGGAGGCACGTACGCCGTCGACGCGACCTTCGCCGACGTCTCGGCCGAGGACTTCGACGGCCTCGTGATCCCCGGCGGCACCGTCGGCGCGGACACGCTGCGCGGCAGCGACGATGCGGTCGCGTTCGTCCGCGCGTTCTTCGAGCAGAAGAAGCCCGTCGGCGCGATCTGCCACGCGCCGTGGCTCCTCGCCGAAGCCGACGTGCTCCAGGGCCGGACGGTGACCTCGTACTCCACGCTCCAGACCGACCTCCGCAACGCGGGCGCGACATGGGTGGACGAAGAAGTCGTCGTCGATCAAGGCCTCGTCACGAGCCGCAACCCCGACGATCTCCCCGCCTTCTGCGACAAACTCGTCGAGGAGTTCTGCGAAGGGAAGCACGAGGCGCAGGCGCAAAGCGTCTGA